In Fusobacterium nucleatum, the genomic stretch ATTTTTATGATATAATAAAATAAAAATTAAGTAAATAAATGGAGAGTAAATGAATTTAGATGACTTAAATAAACAAAGAGAAAAATATCAGATAGAGGGAAATATTTTAAAAGAGATTGAAATTTTAAGAGAAATTTTAGTTGAAACTGAGAAAGAATATGGTTTAGAAAGTGATGAATATGTTAAAGCTTTAAATGAATTAGGTGGAACTTTAAAATATGTTGGTTACTATGATGAGGCAGAAAATAATTTAAAAAAGTCTTTAGAAATTATAAAAAAGAAATATGGAGATAATAACCTTGCCTATGCTACCACTCTTTTAAATCTAACTGAGGTATATAGATTTGCACAAAAATTTAATTTACTTGAAGAAAACTACAAAAAAATAGTAAAAATTTATCAGGATAATTCAGCTGATAATAGTTTTTCTTATGCAGGCTTATGTAACAATTTTGGCTTATATTATCAAAATATTGGGGATATGAAGTCTGCTTATGATCTACATTTAAAAAGTTTAGATATTTTAAAAAATTATGATAGTGAAGAATATCTTCTTGAATATGCTGTGACACTGAGTAATTTATTTAATCCTTCTTATCAACTTGGAATGAAAAAGAAAGCAGTTGAATATCTAAATAAAGCTATTGATATTTTTGAAAAGAATGTAGGAACTGAACATCCTCTTTATTCAGCTTCCTTAAATAATATGGCCATATATTATTATAATGAAGGAAAGTTAAATAGAGCAATAGAATTTTTTAAAAGAGCTGCTGAAATTTCTAAAAAAACTATGGGAGTAGATAGTGATAACTATAAAAATATTTTAAGTAATATTAAGTTTATAAAAGAAGAATTAACAAAAAGTAGAAGTAATACTAAGCTTAAAAATACTAAGAATAGTTTTGATGAGAAAAATAATATAACAAATTCAACAGATTTAAAAAATATTAAAGGTTTAGAACTATCTAAAAGATATTTTTATGATATAGTTCTACCAGAATTTGAAAAGACTTTATTTGATATACTTCCCTTGTGTGCTTTTGGCTTAGTTGGAGAAGGCTCAGAATGTTATGGCTATGATGATGAATTATCAAAAGATCACGATTTTGGACCATCAGTTTGTATATGGTTAAGAAAAGATGATTATTTAAAATATAAAGATAGAATAAATGAAGCTTTGAAAAATTTACCTAAAACTTACTTAGGTTTTCAAGAGCTAAAAGAAAGTGAATGGGGCTATAATAGGCGTGGACTTTTAAATATAGAGGACTTCTATTTTAAGTTTATTGGTTCTGCTAATTCTCCTCAAACTATAAATGATTGGCAGAAAATTCCAGAAAATGCTTTGGCAACAGTTACAAATGGAGAGGTATTTTTAGATAATTTAGGAGAATTTACAAAAATTCGTGAGCAACTTTTAAATTATTATCCTGAGGCAATAAGACAAAATAAAATAGCTACAAGACTTATGAATATTTCACAACACGGACAATATAACTATGTAAGATGTCTAAGAAGAAATGATTTAGTAGCTGCCAATCAATGCCTCTATCTTTTTGTTGATGAAGTGATACATCTAGTATTTTTATTAAATAGGAGATATAAAATTTTCTATAAATGGGCTAATAGAGCTTTATTAGATTTAAAAATTTTAGGAAATGAAATACATAAACTTTTAGAAGATATGGTATTTGCACAAAATAAAATACCTTATGTTAGAAAGATTTGTAAAGTTTTGGCAGATGAATTAAGAAATCAAAAATTAACTGATTGTAAAAGTGAATTTTTAGGAGATTTAGGAGTAGATATTCAAAAAAATATTAATGACAAATTTTTTAAAAATTATTCTCCTTGGTTGGACTGATATAAAAATAATTAATCTATAAGTTTTTCTTGAAATAAAATCATTTAAAATTTTCATTACTCTATTTCAACTACTTGATAGCCATTAATGTTCTTCAAACTCCCCAAAGGTTTTCCTAACATTAATGGACATCGCAGTAGTTTCATTTAAAGTTATTTAATTATACTTTCAAGAAAAACTTTGGGATTTAAAATTATTATTTTTACATTCAATATTTTTATGTAAAGGAAAAGAAAAATGGAAAAAGAAAAATTAATTGAAGAAATATTAGAAAAAGAATGGACATATTTTTCAAAACTTAATAATATAGGTGGTAGAGCAGATTGTCAAGATAATAGAGAAGACTTCATCATAATGAGAAAATCTCAATGGGAAACTTTTAATGAAGAAACTCTTTTATCTTACTTAGAAGATTTAAATTCAAAAAATAATCCTTTATTTCAAAAATATGGGCAGATGATGAAATATAATTCTCCACAAGAATATGAGAAAGTAAAAGATATTTTAGAAAATCCAAGTAAAAATAAAATAACTTTAATAGAAAAAATTATGTCTATTTATATGGAGTGGGAAAAAGAATTTTTCAAAAAATATCCAATATTTTCGTCTATGGGCAGATCTTTGTACTCAACAGAAGATGATAATATTGAAACTTCAATAGAAACATACTTGAGAGGAGAGCTTCTATCTTATTCAGAAAAAACTTTGGAGCTTTATTTGAAATACATTATTGAAATGAAAGAAAAAAATATAAATCTTGCTATTAAAAATATGGATAATTTAGCTAATATGCAAGGTTTTAAAAATTCAGATGAAGTTGAAGAATATTATAAGAATTTACAGAAAAATTAAAGAATATACTACAATATTTTCACTACTTGTGATATTATATAGGTAGCGAAATATGTATATTACAGTTAATAATTTAAAAATATTTGAGGAAATGCTATGCAAAAAGAAAAAATTATACAAGAATTAGAAGAATTAAAAAATGACAATAGATTTAGAACTATAAAGACTAATGATAAAAGTCTTTATAATTTTTCTTCTAATGATTATTTAGGTTTAGCACATGACAAAGATTTATTACAAAAATTTTATCAAAATTACAGTTTTGATAATTACAAACTATCTTCATCTTCATCAAGATTAATTGATGGTTCATATTTAACAGTTATGAGATTAGAAAAAAAGGTTGAGGAAATTTATGGAAAGCCTTGCCTTGTTTTTAATTCGGGTTTTGATGCTAATTCATCAGTAATAGAAACTTTTTTTGATAAAAAATCTTTAATAATAACTGATAGATTAAATCATGCAAGTATCTATGAAGGTTGTATCAATTCAAGAGCTAAAATTTTAAGATATAAGCATTTAGATGTAAGTGCTTTGGAAAAATTATTAAAAAAATATTCCGAGGATTATGATGATATATTGGTTGTAACAGAAACAGTATATAGTATGGACGGAGATTGTTGTGATATAAAGAAAATCTGTGATTTAAAAGATGAATATAAGTTTAATTTAATGGTAGATGAGGCACATTCTTATGGTGTTTATGGCTATGGTATAGCCTACAATGAAAAATTAATTGATAAAATAGATTTTTTAGTTATTCCATTGGGTAAGGCAGGAGCTTCTGTTGGTGCTTATGTTATCTGTGATGAAGTCTATAAGAATTATTTAATAAATAAAAGTAAGAAATTTATTTATTCAACAGCACTTCCACCAGTTAATAATCTATGGAATTTATTTATTTTAGAAAATATGATAAATTTTCAAAATAGAATAGAAAAATTTCAAGAATTAGTTACTTTTTCTTTGAGTACATTGAAAAAGCTGAATTTAAAAACTAAGTCAACAAGCCATATTATAAGTATTATTATTGGAGATAATCTAAATACAGTCAATCTTTCCAATAATTTGAAAGAACTTGGCTATTTAGCCTACGCAATAAAAGAGCCAACAGTTCCAAAAGATACAGCAAGACTTAGAATAAGTTTAACAGCTGATATGAAAAAAGAAGATATAGAAACATTTTTCAAGACTTTAAAAGCCGAAATGAAAAAAATAGGTGTGATATAGATGTCTAAAATATATTTTTTTAATGGTTGGGGAATGGATAAAAACCTTTTAAATCCAGTTAAAAATTCAACTGAATACAATATAAAAGTTATAAATTTTCCTTACGATATAGATAAAAATTTTATTGATATGAATGATATTTTTATGGGCTATTCTTTTGGTGTATATTATTTGAATAAGTTTTTATCAGAAAATAAAGATTTAAAATATAAGAAAGCTGTTGGAATTAATGGACTTCCAGAAACAATTGGGAAGTTTGGGATAAATGAAAAGATGTTTAATATAACTCTTAATACATTAAATGAAGAAAATTTAGAAAAATTTTTGATAAATATGGATATAGATGATAGTTTTTGTAAATCAAATAAATCTTTTGATGAGATAAAAAGTGAGTTACAGTTCTTTAAAGATAACTATAAAATAATTGATAATCATATTGATTTTTATTATATAGGAAAAAATGATAGAATAATCCCAGCTAATAGATTAGAAAAATATTGTCAAAATCATAATTTAGCTTATAAATTTTTAGAATGTGGACACTATCCTTTTTCGTATTTTAAGGACTTTAAAGATATTTTAGACATATAGAGAAGAGGAAAAATAAATGAATTTTAATAAACATTACAATGTATATGAAAAATATTCATTGGCACAAAAACAGGTTGCTAAAAATCTGTTAGACTATATGGGAAAATCTAATATTTTTGATACTAAAATTAATTCTATTTTTGAGATAGGTTGTGGAACAGGTATTTTTACAAAAGAATATAGAAAATATTTTCTTCATTCTGATTTAATTTTAAATGATATATTTGATGTGAGAGAATTTATAAAAGATATAGATTACAACATATTTATACAAGAAAATATTGAAGAATTAGATATTCCTAAAAGTGATTTAGTTGTCTCTAGTTCTGTTTTTCAGTGGATAAAAGATAAAGATAGTCTTATAAGAAATATAGCAGAAAATACTGATAATTTATGTTTTTCTAGCTATGTTTCTGGAAATTTAATAGAGATTAAAAATCATTTTGATATTTCATTGGATTACTTAAATATTGAAGAATTTAAAGAAATTTTAAAAAAGTATTTTTCTTCTGTTAAATCTTATAGTGAAACTATTAAACTTGATTTTGAAGCTCCTATGTCAGTTTTAAAGCATTTAAAATATACAGGAGTTACTGGATTTCAAAGAACTTCTATTTCTAAGATAAAGACTTTTAAAGACAATATTTTAACTTATGAGGTTGCCTATTTTATATGTCAGAAATAAAATTTTAGGAGAATATAAGGTGAAAAATGCAGTAATTTATATACATGGAAAATATGGGACAGCAGAGGAAGCTGAATATTATAAAAAATTTTTTAAAGAATCAGATGTTATAGCCTTTGAATATACTTCTGATTATCCTTGGAATTTTAAAAAGGAATTTTCTACTTTCTTTGATGACATTTGTACAAAATATAAAAAAATATCAATAATTGCAAATAGTATAGGAGCATATTTTATTATGATTTCATTAAGCAATAAAGATATTGAAAAAGCATTTTTTATTTCCCCTATTGTAGATATGGAAAAACTAATTATTGATATGATACTTTCAGAAAATATAACAGAAGAAGAATTATATAAAAAGAAAGAAATTAAAACATCATTTGGAGAAACATTATCTTGGGATTATCTTACTTTTGCAAGAAAAAATCCTATTGAATGGAATATTCCAACATATATTTTATATGGTAAAAAAGATAATATGACTTCTTATGAAATAATATTAAATTTTACAAATAAATCAAAAGCTAACTTAACTGTAATGGAAAATGGAGAACATTGGTTTCATACAGAAGAACAAATGAAATTTTTAGATAACTGGATAAGAAGATTAACTTAATATAAATAAAACTGCTACAAATCTATTTTGAATGTAGCAGTTTTTTAAATTTATCCCTCTATCAATCTTTGATACAATTCTTTATATCTCTTGGCAGGTTTATCCCAAGAGTTATCTCTTTTCTTAGCATTTTTAATAATTTCTTGCCACACATTAGGTCTATGATACATTTTAATAGCATATCTTAAAGTTTTTATCATATCATCAGCATTAGCTTGTCTAAAACCAAAGCCATCTCCTTCACCTGTATACTCATTATATGGTTTTACAGTATCTTTTAAACCTCCTGTTTCTCTGACAACAGGTATACAACCATATCTCATTGCTATCATTTGAGAAAGTCCACAAGGTTCAAAAACTGATGGCATTAAAAATATATCTGCTCCTGCATAAATTTCAGTAGATAGTTGTTGATTAAAACCAATATATGAACATACGCTACCTTTATGTAAATATTCTTGATAAGCAAAGAAATGTTCATAGCGTTTTTCACCTGTTCCTAAAAGAACAAATTGTATACCTAAGCTCATCATTTCATCAAATTTCTCAACAATATAGTCTAATCCTTTTTGTCTATCTAAACGAGTTATAATAGCAACCAAAGGGGTTTTTTCTTCAATATTTAAACCTAATTTTTTTTGTAAATCGGCTTTTAATATTTTATGAGATTTTTTAAACAATGGATATGAAGACTTATCTATTCCATTGACTATACCTAATAATCTATAGTCATATTTTTGAAATAGTCCATGTATACCCTCACCAAGTTCTGGTGTTTTTATTTCTTCTGCATAACTATCACTTACTGTTGTAATATAATCAGAGTAAACAACTCCACCCTTTAAAAAAGAAATCATATCATAATATTTTAAACCATCTTCTTGGAAATATTTTGCTCTATCAATTTCCAATAAATCTTCTATAACATTATTAAAGAAAAATCCTTGAAATCTAAGGTTATGAATAGTAAAAATAGTTTTTATATCATAAATTCTTCTTTCTTTTAAATATATTGGTATAAGAGCAGTTTGCCAGTCATTACAATGAATAATATCAGGTTTAAAATCTGTAATATCCATAGTTTCAACGACTGCTTTACATAAAAATAAAAATCTTTCACAGTCATCAAATTCACCATAAACATTAGCCCTTTTAAAATATCTTTCATTATCTACAAAATAGTAAATAACTCCTTTTAATTCAACTTCTTCAATTCCAACATACTCATTATGATGTGCAACCCAAATTTCTTTGTGACCTAAGTGTTTAGCATCTTTTAATAAATCTTTTGAAATTTTGCTATACTTAGGTAAAATAACTCTAATATCTACTTTTTCTTTTTGTACTAAGGCTTTTGGTAGAGAATACGAAACATCTCCTAAGCCACCTGTTTTTATAAAAGGAAATGCTTCCCCTGTTGCAAAAAGAACTTTCATTCTTTGTCCTCCATTATTATTTATTCCTTATATAATCCATTAAATCCTGATATTGTTTTGTATTCCATTTCATACTTTTTTCTATAACCAATGGATATTCTCTTGAAGCTGAAAGTTTTTCATTTTCATGAATTATATTATTTTTATCTACAATAACATTTTTTAAATGTGCACCTTTTTTAATATGGCAATCTTGCAAAATCACACATTCTTCTAAAACTACATCTTTTTCTATTATAGCTCCTCTTGACAGGATACTATTTTTAACTGTTCCTTCAATAATACAACCATTTGAGACTAACGAATTTTCAACATCTGCTGTTTCTTTAAAAAAAGTTGATGGAGAATCTTTTACTTTTGTAAGAATCTTCCTACCACTTTTTAATCCAAAAACATCATCCCTTATTTCTTGATTTAATAAATTCATATTAAAATCAAAATATTCTCTTGTGGAATTTATACATTGTAAATAACCTTTAAATTCATAAGCATTTATATTTAGAGATGGTAAATTTCTAGCAATTATTTCTGATAATATATTATATTTTCCTTCTTGTATACTATCAACTAATAATTTTAGCATTAATTCTTTACTCAAAACAAAAGCATCTAAAGAAATATTTTCTTCTTCTTTAAAGAATAAATTTTGTCCTATTCCTATAACACGATTATTTTCATCAATTTTTACAGAAGAACAGTGGTTGAAATGCTCATTAGCATTTTTTACTTTTTTATAAACCATAGTTATTTCTTTTTCAGAAGCTTCATGCTTTTCAATTAAATCAGCAATATCCAAATTATATACCATATGAGCATTTAACACAACTATATTTTTTTGTGTACTTCTAAAAAAATATTCCATATTTTTTCTAATTCTTGATTGATTTAAAGAAAAATTAGTATCTAACATTTGTTTAAAAATAAATATACCATCTTTTTTTCTTGCTAAATCCCATTCAGCACCCATACCTATATGATCTGTCAAAGAGTTTAATTCTTCATTACCACAAAATAATCCTACATTTCTAATTCCTGCATTGACAACATTGGACAAAGAAAAATCTATAATTCTATATGAACCTCCAACAGGAATAGATGCCAAGGCTCTAACTTTTGTTAAAGGACTGATATTTTCTTTATTTTCAGCTAAATAAATTATTGCCATATAATTTCTAATCATATTCTCAAGCCTCCATTCTCACTATTTTACTAATGATTGACTGTCTATAATTTTTTTCTCTCCTACAACTGCAATTTTTTCACCATCACCAATATTTATATTATCAGCTATTTTCACATTATTTGCTATTATAGCTTTTCGTATAGTTACATTATTACCAATTTCAGTATCTGCCATGATTATAGAGTCAATAATTTTAGTATTTTTTCCTACTTTTACACCAGAGAATATAACTGAATGTTTTATTTCTCCTTCTATAAGGCAACCTTTATCTATTATTGTATTTTGGACCTTAGAACCTTTTTCAAAATATGAAGGTGTATATATACCCTGTCTTGTATTTACTCGCCATGATTTATCAAATAAGTCAAGCTCATTGTCTTCTGATAATAAGTCCATATGAGCATCCCAAAAACTTTGTATAGTTCCAACATCTCTCCAATAGCCTTTAAAAGGATAAGCAAATAATTTTCTACCATCATTTAACATATTTGGAATTATATTTTTTCCAAAATCGTTATCTGAATTGGGATTTTTTTCATCTTCATCTAAATATTTTTTTAATAAGTCCCAATTAAAAATATATATACCCATTGAAGCTAAATCACTTTTTGGCTCTTTTGGTTTTTCTTCAAATTCATAGATAGACATATCATCATTTGTATTCATAATACCAAAACTTGGAGCATCTTTTAAAGGGACTTTAAAAACACCTATTGTAACATCAGCCTCTTTTTGAATATGAAATTGTAACATCTTATCATAATTCATTTTATAAATATGATCTCCTGATAAAATCAAAACATATTCTGGATCATATTCTTCTATAAATTTAATATTTTGATAGATAGCATTTGCAGTCCCTTTATACCAGCCTTTTTCATCATTTTTTCTTGTATGAGGTTGAAGAACAGTAACCCCTCCATCCATTCTATCTAAATCCCAAGGAGAACCTCGTCCAATGTGATTATTCAATATGCGTGGTTCATATTGAGTTAACACACCAACAGTATCTATTCCAGAATTAGAGCAATTTGTTAAAGTAAAATCAATTATTCGATACTTGCCTCCAAAAGCCACAGCAGGTTTTGCTAAATCCTCTGTTAATTCTTTTAGACGAGTTCCTTGTCCTCCTGCTAGTATCATAGCAATAATTCTTTTTTTCTTCATTCTCAAGCCCTCCTTATTTTTCCTTTTTATATTTTAAAAATATGGCTGAATTTTTAGCAATCTTTATTTCTATATATTGTTCCCTATAATTCCAAGATTTTTTTATTGCCTTATATTTTCTTTTCTTTCCTTGATAAGAGCCTCCAAACTTTTTTTCATTACTATCTAAGATAACCTCATATTCTCCATCTTCTAATGGAACTCCAAGAGGGTATTTTTCATGATCTTTTCCTGAAAAATTAAATACTGCTATAATAAAATCTTCCATATTAGGAGTTTTTCTTAAAAAAATTAGCATATTTTCATTTATATTTTCATGTTCTATCCATTCAAAACCATCCTGTCCATCATGCCAAAAAGCTTCTTCTTCTAAATACATTTTATTTAGAGCTTTAACATATTTTTGAATATTTTGTGAACCTTTATTATCTTTCAACAGTTGCCACTCTAATTGCTCATAATATCTCCACTCAAGTCCTTGTACAAACTCATTTCCCATAAAATTTAATTTTTTACCTGGATGAGCCATTTGATAAGAATATAAATTTCTAACATGAGCTAATTTATCTTCATAGTAACCAGGCATTTTATTTAAGATAGAATTTTTTCCATGAACTATTTCATCATGTGATAATGGTAATATAAAATTTTCTGAAAAAGCATACATAAAAGAAAATGTTAATTTTCCATGATGTGATTTTCTAAAAAATGGATCTTGTTCCATATATTTTAATGTATCGTTCATCCACCCCATATTCCATTTAAAATCAAATCCAAGTCCACCATCTTCCTGATATTTAGTTACTAATGGCCAAGCAGAGGAATCTTCAGCTATCAACATAACATCTGGATATTCTTCATGTAAACTTTGATTTATATATTGTAAAAATTCAACTGAATGCTTATTCTCACTTAATCCACTTCTGTAATAAAGCATATTAGAAACGGCATCCATTCTTATACCATCAATATGAAATTCTTTTACCCAAAAGTATAAATTAGAAAGTAAGAAACTTCTTACCTCATTTCTTGTAACATTAAAGTTTGCACTACCCCATTCATTTTCTCCAAGAGAGGGATTTTCATACTCATAACAAGCACTACCATCAAAACGATATAGTCCATGTGAATCTTTACAAAAATGTCCAGGAACCCAATCTAAGATTACACCTAAATTATTTTTATGAAAATAATTTACAAAATACATAAAATCTTCTGGCATTCCATAACGGCTTGTTACTGAATAATATCCTGTACCTTGATATCCCCAAGAACCATCAAATGGATATTCAATAATAGGCATAATTTCAACATGAGTATAATTCATCTCTAACATATATTCAACTAATAATTCTGCAATCTCTCTATAATTATAGTAAGTTCCATCTTCTTTTTTCTTCCAAGAGCCAAGATGAACTTCATATATATTAATTGGTTTTGCATAACCTATCTCTCTATTATTAAGCCACTTTTTATCACCCCAGCGAAACTTAGGCTTTCCATTTACAATAGAAGCAGTATGTGGTCTAAGTTCCGAATAAAATGCATAGGGATCAGATTTTAATATCTTTTCTCCCCAAGAAGTTTCTATTTGATACTTATATAAAAAACTTTTTTTAACTTTCTTTATTTCAACTTCCCAAAGACCTACATTATTAAGCTTTCGGCAATAATCTTCTTCTCTTGCTGTCCAATCATTGAAATCACCAACAACAGCTACTGATTTTGCTGCTGGTGCCCATATCCGAAATATGGTAGAGCTTCGTGTAGGGTGTGCTCCTAGATATTCATAGGCTTGCCTATACTCTCCACGATGAAATAAATATTGTTCCACTTGTCCTGACATAAGTATCACCTCTTTTATTCTGTCATTTTATTATTTAATTTTTGTTTCTTTTATGTCCCAAATTTCATTTGCATATTCTAAGATTGTTCTATCAGATGAAAACTTCCCTGCATTGGCAATATTTTCTAACATTTTCTTTGCCCAAGAAATTTTATCTTTATGATCTCTGTTGATTTCTCTTTGTTTTCTTCTATAATCTTCAAAGTCTTCCAAAACAAAATATTGGTCTCCTCTTTCCATCAACAAAGAATGAATTTCTCTATAAATTCCACTTCCTAAATCACTAAGACTTCCATCAATCAAAGCATCAA encodes the following:
- the glgB gene encoding 1,4-alpha-glucan branching protein GlgB produces the protein MSGQVEQYLFHRGEYRQAYEYLGAHPTRSSTIFRIWAPAAKSVAVVGDFNDWTAREEDYCRKLNNVGLWEVEIKKVKKSFLYKYQIETSWGEKILKSDPYAFYSELRPHTASIVNGKPKFRWGDKKWLNNREIGYAKPINIYEVHLGSWKKKEDGTYYNYREIAELLVEYMLEMNYTHVEIMPIIEYPFDGSWGYQGTGYYSVTSRYGMPEDFMYFVNYFHKNNLGVILDWVPGHFCKDSHGLYRFDGSACYEYENPSLGENEWGSANFNVTRNEVRSFLLSNLYFWVKEFHIDGIRMDAVSNMLYYRSGLSENKHSVEFLQYINQSLHEEYPDVMLIAEDSSAWPLVTKYQEDGGLGFDFKWNMGWMNDTLKYMEQDPFFRKSHHGKLTFSFMYAFSENFILPLSHDEIVHGKNSILNKMPGYYEDKLAHVRNLYSYQMAHPGKKLNFMGNEFVQGLEWRYYEQLEWQLLKDNKGSQNIQKYVKALNKMYLEEEAFWHDGQDGFEWIEHENINENMLIFLRKTPNMEDFIIAVFNFSGKDHEKYPLGVPLEDGEYEVILDSNEKKFGGSYQGKKRKYKAIKKSWNYREQYIEIKIAKNSAIFLKYKKEK